One Paraburkholderia sp. HP33-1 genomic region harbors:
- a CDS encoding IclR family transcriptional regulator produces MDVKLVARTLDLFELFAAEQRPLPLVEMARLLNVPPSSCLALARTLVSRGYLYEVRKRGGYYPTRRLQLLANAINAVDPVVEMLHPRLVELRDVTGETIVLGKIHGTAVIYLDVVESEKAVRYACAPGSLRPLHANSIGKVIFGELDPTTQEALSAKLHFERFTDATAADRATFMDQVSTAHQRGWCANIGESFPELSAVAVALDFGGDLYGLSVGGPTERIRERLHEHVATLVKAKQQILSTWQKSEAG; encoded by the coding sequence ATGGACGTCAAACTCGTTGCCCGCACGCTCGACCTGTTCGAACTCTTTGCCGCAGAACAGAGGCCGCTGCCGCTTGTTGAAATGGCGCGGCTCCTGAACGTGCCCCCATCGAGTTGCCTCGCGCTTGCCCGCACCCTCGTGAGCCGCGGCTATCTCTACGAAGTGCGCAAACGGGGTGGCTACTATCCCACGCGGCGTCTGCAACTGCTCGCGAACGCGATCAACGCGGTCGATCCCGTCGTTGAAATGTTGCATCCCCGGCTGGTGGAGCTGCGCGACGTGACCGGCGAAACCATCGTGCTTGGCAAGATCCACGGCACGGCGGTCATCTATCTGGACGTGGTCGAATCGGAGAAGGCCGTGCGCTATGCCTGCGCACCGGGCTCACTGCGGCCGTTGCATGCGAACTCTATCGGCAAGGTGATTTTCGGCGAACTCGATCCGACGACGCAGGAGGCACTGAGCGCAAAGCTCCACTTCGAGCGATTCACGGACGCAACCGCCGCTGATCGCGCCACGTTCATGGATCAGGTCAGCACCGCGCATCAGCGTGGCTGGTGCGCGAATATCGGCGAAAGCTTTCCCGAGCTTTCGGCGGTGGCCGTAGCCCTCGACTTCGGCGGCGATCTGTATGGGCTTTCAGTCGGCGGCCCGACGGAGCGCATCCGCGAGCGGTTGCACGAGCACGTGGCAACCCTGGTCAAGGCAAAGCAGCAAATCCTTTCAACCTGGCAGAAGAGCGAGGCGGGCTGA
- a CDS encoding acyl-CoA dehydrogenase family protein, producing the protein MNFNLNEDQQSIVAAIEKICERFDDSYWLERDREGGFPHDFHRALADAGWLGIAMSPDYGGSGLGMTEAALMMRTISASGAGLSGASAVHMNIFGLNPVQVFGSEAQKRRFLPPLIEGRDKACFAVTEPDAGLDTTRLKTQAVRDGDHYVLTGRKIWISTAQVANKMLIIARTTPLDQVTKPTDGLSLFYANLDRTRVEVREIEKMGRKAVDSNMLFIDGLRVPVEDRIGEEGRGFHYLLHGLNPERILIASEAVGLGQAALRHATQYAKERVVFGRPIGQNQAIQHPLAQAWMALEAANLMVMKAATLYDAGEPCGAEANAGKYLAAEAAFQSCQTAIATLGGMGYAKEYHVERYLRECMIPRLAPVSPQMIMCFIAEKVLGLPKSY; encoded by the coding sequence ATGAATTTCAACCTCAATGAAGACCAGCAGTCAATTGTCGCTGCAATCGAAAAGATCTGCGAGCGTTTCGACGACAGCTACTGGCTCGAACGCGACCGCGAAGGTGGCTTCCCGCACGACTTCCACCGGGCACTCGCCGACGCTGGCTGGCTTGGCATTGCGATGTCGCCGGACTACGGCGGCTCCGGGCTCGGTATGACCGAGGCGGCATTGATGATGCGCACGATCAGTGCGTCTGGCGCCGGGCTCTCGGGTGCGTCGGCCGTGCACATGAACATCTTCGGGCTCAATCCGGTGCAGGTGTTCGGTAGCGAGGCGCAGAAGCGGCGTTTTCTGCCACCGCTCATCGAGGGCCGCGACAAGGCCTGCTTCGCAGTCACTGAGCCCGACGCGGGCCTCGACACGACGCGCCTGAAAACACAGGCTGTGCGCGATGGCGATCATTACGTGCTCACGGGCCGCAAGATCTGGATCTCGACGGCACAGGTCGCCAACAAGATGCTCATCATCGCGCGCACGACGCCGCTCGACCAGGTGACGAAGCCCACCGATGGCTTGAGCCTCTTTTATGCCAATCTCGACCGCACACGCGTCGAAGTCCGCGAGATCGAGAAGATGGGCCGCAAGGCCGTCGATTCGAACATGCTCTTCATCGACGGCCTGCGCGTGCCGGTGGAGGACCGCATTGGCGAAGAGGGCAGGGGCTTCCACTATCTGCTGCACGGCCTGAATCCTGAGCGCATTCTGATTGCCTCGGAAGCGGTGGGGCTCGGCCAGGCTGCATTGCGCCACGCAACGCAGTATGCGAAGGAGCGCGTCGTGTTCGGACGTCCCATCGGGCAGAACCAGGCAATCCAGCATCCGCTCGCGCAAGCGTGGATGGCGCTCGAGGCCGCGAACCTGATGGTGATGAAGGCCGCCACGCTGTATGACGCGGGCGAACCGTGCGGCGCCGAAGCCAACGCCGGCAAATATCTTGCCGCTGAAGCCGCGTTCCAATCGTGCCAGACGGCCATCGCGACCCTGGGCGGTATGGGATACGCGAAGGAATACCACGTCGAGCGCTATCTGCGGGAGTGTATGATTCCACGGCTCGCGCCCGTCAGCCCGCAAATGATCATGTGCTTCATCGCGGAGAAGGTGCTCGGGCTGCCGAAGTCGTATTGA
- a CDS encoding CitMHS family transporter — MLALIGTLAIVALFTLIITKRLSPLVALIAVPIVAALAAGFGLSTAKLIVHGVQNIGPVAGMFVFAILFFGILTDAGMLDPIINGVLRVVGCHPPRIVMGSALLALLIHLDGSGAVTFLVTLPAMMPLYTRLGLDRRILACVASMAAGVNFLPWVGPMLRASAALHIPGTVIFYPMIPVQIVGLVFVFGTAYLLGKREEKRLGLTREHAAGIAATPRVLTPEELALRRPRRFWINLVLTFVVLGTLVSGIVDPMVMFMIGTVLALVINYPDVKQQRERVDAHAKAALMMASVLLAAGAFTGIMTGTGMLNAMAEVVVRHVPAEHARHMPFVLGLLSMPLSLLFDPDSFYFGILPVLAKSGELLGVPPVQMAQAALLGQMTTGFPVSPLTPATFLIVGLTGVELAEHQKFTIPFLFAATLLMVFTAVLIGLFPL, encoded by the coding sequence ATGCTCGCGCTGATCGGTACGCTGGCGATCGTCGCCCTCTTCACGCTGATCATCACGAAGCGGCTCTCGCCACTCGTCGCACTGATCGCCGTGCCCATCGTCGCGGCGCTTGCAGCGGGATTCGGGCTCTCCACCGCGAAGCTCATCGTTCATGGAGTCCAGAACATCGGTCCGGTTGCGGGCATGTTCGTTTTTGCGATCCTTTTCTTCGGCATCCTCACTGATGCCGGAATGCTCGACCCGATCATCAACGGTGTGCTGCGTGTCGTGGGCTGCCATCCTCCGCGCATTGTCATGGGGTCCGCCCTGCTTGCATTGCTCATCCATCTGGACGGCTCAGGCGCGGTCACGTTTCTCGTCACACTGCCCGCGATGATGCCGCTCTATACGCGCCTTGGTCTCGACCGCCGCATTCTTGCGTGCGTTGCATCGATGGCCGCGGGCGTCAACTTTCTCCCCTGGGTCGGTCCCATGCTCCGCGCTTCCGCGGCCCTGCATATCCCGGGCACCGTGATCTTCTATCCGATGATTCCGGTTCAGATCGTCGGGCTTGTCTTCGTGTTCGGCACGGCATACCTGCTCGGCAAGCGGGAGGAGAAGCGCCTCGGTCTTACGCGCGAGCACGCCGCCGGCATCGCCGCCACGCCGCGGGTGCTCACGCCAGAGGAGCTTGCGCTGCGCCGGCCCCGGCGCTTCTGGATCAATCTCGTGCTCACCTTCGTCGTACTTGGCACGCTTGTGTCTGGCATCGTCGATCCGATGGTCATGTTCATGATCGGCACCGTGCTGGCACTCGTCATCAACTATCCGGATGTGAAGCAGCAACGTGAGCGCGTCGACGCGCACGCGAAGGCGGCCTTGATGATGGCGAGCGTGCTGCTTGCGGCGGGCGCCTTTACCGGCATCATGACTGGCACCGGCATGCTCAATGCCATGGCGGAAGTGGTTGTGCGCCATGTGCCTGCCGAGCACGCGCGCCACATGCCATTCGTGCTGGGACTCCTCTCCATGCCGCTCAGCCTGCTCTTCGACCCCGATTCGTTTTACTTCGGCATTCTGCCTGTGCTGGCGAAGAGTGGGGAACTGCTGGGTGTGCCACCGGTACAGATGGCACAGGCGGCACTCCTTGGTCAGATGACTACCGGCTTCCCCGTCAGCCCGCTCACACCGGCAACGTTCCTGATTGTCGGCCTGACGGGCGTGGAACTCGCCGAGCATCAGAAGTTCACGATTCCGTTCCTGTTTGCCGCTACTTTGCTGATGGTGTTCACCGCGGTACTGATAGGCCTGTTCCCGCTTTGA
- a CDS encoding CaiB/BaiF CoA transferase family protein, which translates to MGIPFPSTAGSLHGLRVVDLSRVLGGPYCTQILADHGAEVIKIEPPGGDETRGWGPPFDGDTASYFQGVNRNKLGVVLDLTQPAERERLLALLETADVLVENFKIGTLERWGLGYDAILAARFPRLVHCRVSGFGTDGPLGALPGYDAAIQAMTGLMSVNGEAGGAPLRVGVPIVDLVTGLNAALGILMALRERETSGRGQFVESTLFDCALSILHPHTPNYFYSGKEPQRTGNAHPNITPYDMFHAGSGDIFLAVGNNTQFAALCRLIEAPQLAGDPRFGDNRLRNQHRAALRAELEQRFAAWDGPKLADMLVRHGVPCAPVLGVGAALAHPHTAHRAMKVEMGTYRGIASPIKLARTPATYRSVPPALDEHSAQIFGERSGEA; encoded by the coding sequence ATGGGCATTCCTTTTCCGTCGACAGCAGGATCGCTCCATGGCTTGCGTGTGGTGGATCTATCCCGCGTTCTCGGCGGCCCATATTGCACACAGATTCTCGCCGACCACGGCGCAGAAGTGATCAAGATCGAACCGCCTGGTGGTGATGAAACGCGTGGCTGGGGGCCGCCGTTTGATGGTGACACTGCCTCGTACTTCCAGGGCGTCAATCGCAACAAGCTGGGCGTCGTGCTGGATCTCACGCAGCCAGCGGAACGCGAACGCCTGCTTGCGCTGCTCGAAACCGCCGACGTGCTGGTTGAGAACTTCAAGATCGGCACACTGGAGCGCTGGGGACTCGGCTACGACGCCATACTTGCCGCGCGCTTTCCGCGGCTCGTGCATTGCCGTGTGTCCGGATTCGGCACGGACGGCCCCCTAGGCGCCCTGCCAGGCTATGACGCAGCGATCCAGGCGATGACCGGTCTGATGAGCGTCAACGGCGAGGCGGGTGGTGCGCCGCTACGGGTCGGCGTGCCGATCGTTGATCTCGTGACGGGGCTGAATGCCGCCCTAGGTATCCTCATGGCACTGCGCGAACGCGAGACGAGCGGCCGAGGCCAGTTCGTCGAATCGACGCTGTTCGACTGCGCGCTGTCGATCCTGCACCCGCACACGCCCAATTACTTCTACTCGGGTAAAGAGCCGCAGCGCACGGGCAACGCGCATCCGAACATTACGCCTTACGACATGTTCCACGCGGGCAGCGGGGACATCTTCCTTGCGGTCGGCAATAACACACAGTTCGCGGCGCTCTGCCGGCTGATCGAGGCGCCCCAGCTCGCCGGAGACCCGCGCTTCGGCGACAACCGCTTGCGCAATCAGCATCGCGCCGCCCTGCGCGCGGAGCTGGAGCAACGTTTCGCCGCGTGGGACGGCCCCAAGCTCGCCGACATGCTCGTGCGCCACGGCGTGCCGTGTGCGCCTGTGCTGGGAGTTGGCGCGGCCCTCGCGCACCCCCATACAGCCCATCGCGCGATGAAGGTCGAGATGGGCACATATCGCGGAATCGCCTCGCCGATCAAGCTGGCCCGTACACCGGCCACCTACCGGAGCGTGCCACCGGCACTCGACGAACACAGTGCGCAGATCTTCGGAGAACGATCGGGCGAGGCGTAG
- a CDS encoding glycoside hydrolase family 73 protein — MPKRHHHANVDDAYVPNFIHNHRATAQAIQRKYGVPAGVVLAQSALESNWGRTVKGNAYFGIKGRSPNGQSTTFSTHETVNGVSVATTDTFRAYSSYADAADDYANMLKHSARFRSAFMHIDSIGFATEIARNHYATDPQYGAKLISIIHSRHLDHYDVR, encoded by the coding sequence ATGCCAAAGCGCCACCACCACGCGAATGTGGACGACGCCTATGTTCCTAACTTTATTCACAACCATCGTGCCACTGCGCAGGCTATCCAGCGCAAATATGGAGTACCAGCCGGTGTGGTCCTGGCACAATCCGCGCTGGAAAGTAACTGGGGAAGAACTGTGAAAGGCAACGCATACTTTGGTATCAAAGGCCGCTCCCCGAACGGACAAAGTACAACGTTTAGTACGCACGAAACCGTGAACGGTGTATCCGTCGCGACGACTGACACGTTCAGGGCGTATAGCAGCTATGCCGATGCCGCGGACGACTACGCCAATATGCTCAAACACAGCGCGCGTTTCCGTTCCGCATTCATGCACATTGACAGCATCGGATTTGCGACTGAAATAGCTCGCAACCACTACGCAACCGACCCGCAGTACGGCGCAAAATTGATCAGCATCATTCACTCACGCCATCTCGATCATTATGATGTTCGGTAA
- a CDS encoding LysR family transcriptional regulator: MNLRALQCFVILAEELNFSRAAERLHIAQPALSQQIRSLEERLGTQLVDRARRPLMLTEAGHYLCTEARQILGSLEQMTVAAQEIGVGRRGWLSIGFTRSSMYSVLPPALKKFHKAYPQVELKLFEMLTEEQTDALRDMRIHIGIGRQPVTVEGCTSLTLLRERVVVALEAGHPLAARKTLRIADLADTPLILYPRHQNAQFKHSVQSLYRDAGVTPMIAHEAYEIQTAIALVAAGLGVTIVGESVARHGRADVVFRHLSGPGSSYRTTLAATFRTDDASPHLRAFLDCLPPPID; this comes from the coding sequence ATGAACCTAAGGGCCCTACAGTGCTTCGTCATTCTCGCGGAGGAACTGAACTTCAGCCGCGCCGCAGAGCGGCTGCATATCGCGCAACCCGCGCTGAGCCAACAGATCCGCTCGCTGGAGGAACGGCTCGGCACGCAACTGGTCGACCGCGCTCGACGGCCGCTAATGCTGACCGAGGCCGGCCATTATCTTTGCACCGAGGCACGTCAGATCCTCGGCTCGCTCGAACAGATGACGGTCGCCGCGCAGGAGATCGGCGTCGGCCGGCGTGGCTGGCTCAGCATCGGCTTCACGCGATCGTCGATGTACAGCGTGCTGCCGCCCGCGTTGAAGAAGTTCCATAAGGCCTATCCCCAGGTCGAACTGAAGCTGTTCGAAATGCTGACCGAAGAGCAGACCGATGCGTTGCGCGACATGCGCATCCATATCGGCATTGGCCGGCAACCGGTGACCGTGGAAGGCTGCACGTCGCTCACGCTGCTGCGCGAGCGCGTCGTCGTCGCGCTCGAAGCGGGTCATCCACTCGCCGCACGCAAGACCCTGCGCATTGCCGATCTCGCCGATACGCCATTGATTCTGTATCCCAGGCATCAGAACGCGCAGTTCAAACACTCGGTCCAATCGCTCTATCGCGATGCCGGCGTGACGCCGATGATCGCCCACGAGGCTTACGAAATTCAGACGGCCATCGCGCTCGTCGCGGCGGGTCTCGGCGTCACGATCGTCGGCGAATCGGTGGCGCGGCACGGCCGCGCCGACGTCGTGTTTCGCCATCTGTCCGGGCCGGGCTCGTCGTATCGCACGACGCTCGCCGCCACCTTCCGCACCGACGACGCCTCGCCGCATCTGCGCGCTTTCCTCGACTGCCTGCCGCCGCCGATCGACTAG
- a CDS encoding MFS transporter, which translates to MTAFDEATTMRKVYGRLMPMLFAMMFINYLDRINIGFAALDMNKQLGFSPAVFGFAGSIFFVGYMLLEVPSNLILHRVGARVWIARILLTWGAVAAATAFVFNDTSFYVLRFLLGVMEAGFLPGIAVYLTKWFPVRYRARAVGGYIVAGSFSAVLGGPISTALMTYANGILGLAGWQWMFILEGIPAMLLGLLTLRILTERPADANWLTPDEKHWLESTLAAEREAVGGSRHVPLLRVASDIRVWSLACLFGCALVGIYGLFLWLPQIVKSLGELSNIEVGFLSAAPPLLGVLGTFLISRSSDRSGDRKKHLAFVYGMSALAIAGSAYAPSPVIAYLLLCVTGLFIYAGNPLFWSLASSFRTGAAGAATIALINTIAQFGGLVGPWSIGLVRNATGNFKLALLTIAAFLVIATIIALVMRVTPAEDETAGLATGDAAPPA; encoded by the coding sequence ATGACCGCATTCGACGAAGCCACGACGATGCGCAAAGTGTACGGGCGCCTGATGCCCATGCTCTTCGCGATGATGTTCATCAACTATCTGGACCGGATCAATATCGGCTTCGCCGCGCTCGATATGAACAAGCAGCTGGGCTTCAGTCCAGCGGTATTCGGTTTCGCCGGTAGCATTTTCTTCGTCGGCTACATGCTGCTCGAAGTACCGAGTAACCTGATCTTGCATCGTGTCGGCGCCCGCGTGTGGATCGCGCGCATTCTGCTGACGTGGGGCGCGGTCGCCGCAGCCACCGCCTTCGTGTTCAACGATACGAGCTTCTACGTGCTGCGCTTTCTGCTCGGCGTGATGGAAGCGGGCTTTCTGCCCGGCATTGCCGTTTATCTGACGAAATGGTTTCCGGTGCGCTACCGGGCGCGCGCGGTCGGCGGCTATATCGTCGCCGGCTCGTTTTCCGCGGTGCTCGGCGGTCCGATCTCGACCGCGCTGATGACCTACGCCAACGGCATTCTCGGCCTCGCCGGCTGGCAATGGATGTTCATCCTCGAAGGCATACCCGCGATGCTGCTGGGTCTGCTGACGCTGCGCATCCTGACCGAGCGCCCGGCCGACGCAAACTGGCTCACCCCGGACGAAAAGCACTGGCTCGAATCGACGCTCGCCGCCGAGCGCGAAGCCGTCGGCGGCAGCCGGCATGTCCCGCTGCTGCGCGTCGCGAGCGATATCCGCGTCTGGAGTCTCGCCTGTCTGTTCGGTTGCGCGCTAGTCGGCATTTATGGCCTCTTTCTGTGGCTGCCGCAAATCGTCAAAAGCCTCGGCGAGTTGAGCAATATCGAGGTCGGTTTTCTGTCGGCCGCGCCGCCGCTGCTCGGCGTGCTCGGCACCTTCCTGATCAGCCGCAGTTCCGACCGCTCCGGCGACCGCAAGAAGCACCTCGCTTTCGTGTACGGCATGAGCGCGCTCGCCATTGCCGGCAGCGCGTACGCACCGAGTCCGGTCATCGCCTATCTGCTGCTGTGCGTGACAGGTCTCTTCATCTATGCGGGCAATCCGCTGTTCTGGAGTCTCGCATCGTCGTTCAGGACCGGCGCGGCCGGCGCCGCGACCATCGCTCTGATCAACACGATCGCGCAGTTCGGCGGACTCGTCGGGCCGTGGAGCATCGGGCTCGTGCGCAACGCGACCGGCAACTTCAAGCTCGCGTTGCTGACGATCGCCGCGTTCCTCGTCATCGCCACGATCATCGCGCTCGTGATGCGCGTGACGCCCGCCGAAGACGAAACCGCCGGCCTCGCGACCGGCGATGCCGCGCCGCCAGCCTGA
- a CDS encoding amidohydrolase family protein gives MIIDCHGHYTTSPAQHEAWRKQQIAALRDGLTPPPRPFISDDEIRDSIENGQLRVQRERGTDLTIFSPRAAGMGHHLAGAEANAQWSSECNDLVHRVCELFPHNFVGVCQLPQAPGVAPANSIGELRRCVEELGFVGCNLNPDPSGGHWSGLPLTDRSWYPLYEAMVDLDVPAMIHVSSSCNPNFHATGAHYINGDTSAFMQLLQGDLFADFPTLRFIIPHGGGAVPYHWGRYRGLAQDMKRRLLEEHLLKNVYFDTCVYHQPGAELLAKVIPVGNILFASETIGAVQGIDPRTGHYYDDTRRYIDAIEWLSDADRQRIYEDNARSVYARLPRQLDRQFAVRGATV, from the coding sequence ATGATTATCGATTGCCACGGTCATTACACGACCTCTCCGGCGCAGCACGAAGCGTGGCGAAAGCAGCAGATCGCCGCGCTGCGGGACGGCCTTACACCACCGCCGCGGCCTTTCATCAGCGACGACGAGATTCGCGACAGCATCGAAAACGGCCAATTGCGCGTGCAGCGCGAGCGCGGCACCGATCTGACGATCTTCTCGCCACGCGCGGCCGGCATGGGCCATCATCTCGCCGGCGCCGAAGCGAACGCGCAATGGTCGAGCGAATGCAACGACCTCGTGCATCGCGTGTGCGAGCTGTTTCCGCACAACTTCGTCGGTGTGTGCCAGTTACCGCAAGCGCCCGGCGTGGCGCCCGCCAATTCCATCGGCGAATTGCGGCGCTGTGTCGAGGAGCTCGGTTTTGTCGGCTGCAATCTGAATCCTGATCCGTCCGGCGGGCACTGGAGCGGCTTACCGCTCACGGATCGCAGCTGGTATCCGCTGTATGAAGCGATGGTCGACCTCGACGTACCGGCCATGATTCACGTGTCGTCGTCGTGCAATCCGAACTTTCATGCGACCGGCGCGCATTACATCAATGGCGACACGTCCGCCTTCATGCAGCTGTTGCAGGGCGATCTGTTCGCCGACTTCCCGACCCTGCGCTTCATCATTCCACACGGCGGCGGCGCCGTGCCGTATCACTGGGGACGTTATCGCGGCCTCGCGCAGGACATGAAGAGGCGGCTGCTCGAAGAGCATCTGCTGAAGAACGTGTACTTCGATACCTGCGTCTATCACCAGCCCGGCGCCGAACTGCTCGCGAAGGTCATTCCGGTCGGGAACATTCTGTTCGCGTCGGAGACGATCGGCGCGGTGCAAGGCATCGATCCGCGCACCGGCCATTACTACGACGACACGCGCCGCTACATCGATGCGATCGAATGGCTCAGCGACGCGGATCGCCAACGCATCTACGAAGACAATGCGCGCAGCGTCTATGCACGGTTGCCGCGTCAACTCGATCGACAATTCGCCGTACGAGGAGCCACCGTATGA
- a CDS encoding RraA family protein yields the protein MNPVGWREFPCAPQASPATLDALRELAVSLLSDNMARASGAIGLRPYHRPKPLAGTALTIHTRPGDNLAIHRAFEFCRPGDVLVIDGAGDLTQALMGEIMATYAESLGVRGLVIDGAIRDVGALRQHDFPVYARGVTHRGPYKNGPGEINVPVTVGGMVVNPGDIIVGDEDGLLAIAPADVDAVIEGARRQQAKEAAALASIANGTFERGWVNMQRDRMMNGS from the coding sequence ATGAACCCAGTGGGATGGCGTGAATTTCCGTGTGCGCCGCAGGCGAGTCCAGCTACGCTCGACGCCTTGCGCGAACTCGCGGTGTCGCTGCTCAGCGACAACATGGCGCGCGCGAGCGGCGCGATTGGCTTACGGCCGTATCATCGGCCGAAGCCGTTGGCCGGCACCGCATTGACGATCCATACCCGCCCCGGCGACAATCTCGCGATTCATCGCGCGTTCGAATTCTGCCGCCCCGGCGACGTGCTCGTGATCGATGGCGCGGGCGACCTCACGCAGGCGCTGATGGGCGAGATCATGGCGACGTATGCGGAAAGCCTTGGCGTGCGCGGTCTCGTGATCGACGGTGCGATTCGCGACGTCGGCGCGCTGCGGCAGCACGATTTTCCGGTGTATGCGCGCGGCGTCACGCATCGCGGCCCGTACAAGAACGGTCCCGGCGAAATCAACGTGCCGGTCACGGTGGGCGGCATGGTCGTGAATCCGGGCGATATCATCGTCGGCGATGAAGACGGTCTGCTCGCCATTGCGCCGGCCGACGTCGACGCGGTCATCGAAGGCGCGCGACGTCAGCAAGCCAAAGAAGCGGCGGCGCTCGCGTCGATTGCCAACGGCACGTTCGAGCGCGGCTGGGTCAACATGCAACGCGACCGGATGATGAACGGCTCATGA